In one Lolium rigidum isolate FL_2022 chromosome 3, APGP_CSIRO_Lrig_0.1, whole genome shotgun sequence genomic region, the following are encoded:
- the LOC124704527 gene encoding type IV inositol polyphosphate 5-phosphatase 7-like, giving the protein MMREESNKKSKVSWSKSLVRKWFNIKNKAQDFHADYHATTQTQTQERPLKRNVDRIRRGRNEFDVSRLTETQDYRIFASTWNVGGKSPSRGLDLDDWLHSSPPADIYVLGFQEIVPLNAGNVLGTEDNVPAKKWVSLIRRTLNKNPGPSSHGGYRTPSPVPDPVVELDADFEGSSRRQDSSSFFHRRSFQNLSRSLRVEGNDIFSQPRLDRRFSVCNPPSFGGRPSDFTGNCQCVGSPDDDYIDEDATNGAYFSPFPYGYGGSTPMEENNEQPNTSRYCLVASKQMVGVFLTVWVRSEIRADVRNLKVSCVGRGLMGYLGNKGSISISMSLHHTTFCFVCCHLTSGEKEGDELRRNSDVMEILKKTRFPQVRGCGDLKSPETILEHERIIWLGDLNYRISLPYSSAKALVEMHNWKQLLERDQLRIERRRGHVFQGWKEGRIYFPPTYKYSFNSDLYSGYGVRPKEKRRTPAWCDRILWHGNGLSQLSYVRGESRFSDHRPVYSIFMAEVEILRQRKRNLGYFSSKIQVEELLPYSHSSGGTKLY; this is encoded by the exons ATGATGAGGGAGGAGAGCAACAAGAAGAGCAAG GTCTCCTGGTCCAAGTCGCTCGTCAGGAAGTGGTTCAACATCAAGAACAAGGCGCAGGATTTCCACGCCGACTACCACGCCACCACCCAAACCCAAACCCAAG AACGGCCGTTGAAGCGGAATGTCGATCGGATTCGTAGAGGAAGGAATGAGTTCGATGTGTCACGCCTGACAGAAACTCAAGATTACAG AATCTTTGCCTCGACGTGGAATGTTGGTGGTAAATCCCCATCAAGGGGGTTAGATCTAGATGACTGGCTCCATTCTTCACCACCTGCTGATATTTATGTGCTGGG ATTTCAGGAAATTGTTCCCTTGAATGCCGGGAATGTTCTTGGCACCGAAGACAATGTTCCGGCGAAAAAGTGGGTATCACTTATCAGGAGAACACTGAACAAGAATCCTGGGCCTAGCAGCCATGGCGGGTATCGCACGCCGTCCCCTGTCCCTGATCCAGTCGTGGAATTGGATGCTGATTTTGAGGGGTCATCGAGAAGACAGGATAGCTCTTCATTCTTCCACCGCCGGTCATTCCAGAACCTTAGTCGGAGTTTAAGAGTTGAAGGCAATGATATCTTTTCGCAACCAAGATTGGACCGCAGGTTTAGTGTCTGTAACCCGCCTAGCTTTGGAGGCAGGCCAAGTGATTTTACTGGAAATTGTCAGTGTGTCGGATCacctgatgatgattatattgatGAGGATGCAACTAATGGAGCATATTTTTCACCATTCCCATATGGCTATGGTGGTTCGACACCTATGGAAGAAAACAACGAGCAGCCAAATACGTCTAG GTACTGTTTGGTTGCCAGCAAACAGATGGTTGGTGTTTTTCTCACAGTTTGGGTACGAAGTGAAATAAGAGCTGATGTTAGAAACCTGAAAGTTTCTTGCGTCGGTAGAGGACTAATGGGTTATCTTGGAAATAAG GGTTCTATATCAATAAGCATGTCTTTGCACCATACAACCTTCTGTTTTGTATGTTGCCATTTGACCTCTGGGGAAAAGGAGGGAGATGAATTGCGCAGAAATTCTGATGTTATGGAGATCTTGAAGAAGACAAGATTTCCTCAGGTTCGCGGATGTGGTGATCTCAAATCACCAGAAACAATTCTTGAGCATGA GCGTATCATATGGCTTGGTGATTTGAATTACCGGATTTCTCTTCCATACTCATCGGCAAAAGCTCTGGTTGAAATGCATAACTGGAAGCAACTGTTGGAGAGAGATCAG CTTCGTATAGAGCGAAGACGAGGACATGTTTTCCAGGGATGGAAAGAAGGAAGGATTTATTTTCCTCCAACATATAAATACTCTTTCAACTCAGATCTGTATTCTGGTTATGGTGTGCGTCCCAAAGAAAAGAGGAGAACACCAGCTTG GTGTGATCGTATTTTGTGGCATGGTAACGGCCTCAGTCAGTTGTCATATGTCCGTGGAGAATCTCGCTTCTCCGACCACCGACCAGTGTACAGTATTTTCATGGCGGAGGTCGAAATTCTCCGCCAGAGGAAAAGAAACCTGGGCTATTTCAGCTCTAAAATTCAGGTGGAAGAGCTTTTGCCATATTCTCACAGCTCTGGAGGCACGAAATTGTACTAA